The genomic DNA AATCCAAAATCGGGTAACCGACGTAAGTAGTAGTAATTAATTTTTCGAGGTGATCACGATGCAGTATACAGGTTTCATAAAAAGATTTTTACCGTTTGTAGCGACATTTGCAGCCGGCCTTTTCATCGCCAGCTTTTTTGTAACGATCGGGCTGCCAAAATTCGGTTCCCGACATCGTGAGAGGCGTCATAATGAGGTCCGTGCGTTACGTGTTGAGGTCGAGCAACTTCGCAAAGAGAAGTGCGATCTTCGCAGGCAGTTGGAAGGGATGAAGTCGGAAGCTCCGAAATTGGACACTCCGGTGAATTTGGAAGGCGATATTGAGTTTTCGGTGCCGGTTCCGCCGCCTGTCGCGGCCGCTCCGGCCGCTCCGCATCGACACCGCTAATATTTTCCGATAATTAAGACCGCAGGTTAACGTGTCACTCAGGTGTATGTTAATCTGTGGTTTCCTTGTTTATGGACGAATCACAAGCCAGAAAACTGATCGTTGAGGTCGGCAAGCTGCTTTACGAACGGAGCTATGTCGTTGCGTTCGATGGTAATGTCAGCATTCGGCTGGATGAAAATACCGTTCTTGCGACGCCGACCATGACGTCAAAAGGGCGAATGACGGAAGATTGCCTGGCATTAACGGATATCAACGGTAATCCGTTAAATGAAAACCGTGCCTCGTCAGAACTCGCGATGCATCTGTTGATCTACAAGATGCGGCCGGACATCCATGCGGTCTGTCACGCCCATCCTGCTCATGGGACGGCGTTTGCTGTTGCGGGGCTCGCGATCGATAAACCAATACTTTCCGAAGTGGTTTTGACACTTGGGTGTGTGCCGCTGACCGGTTATGGAACGCCTTCGACCGACGAATTGACCGAGGCAATGAAGCCGTACGTTCCGCATCACAATGCTCTCTTAATGGCCAATCACGGAGCTGTCGCGTATGGTGAACATCTCTGGCAGGCATTTGACCGGCTCGAAACACTCGAGCACACCGCAAAGATCGCGATCCTGGCAAAAGCTCTCGGCGGTGCCAACGACCTCCCCGAAGGAGCAGTCGAAAAGCTGATAGAGATCAGGGAGAAGGCCGGTTTCCTTGGCCCGAACGCCCGCTGTCAGGCTTGCGGTTATTTGCACGAAGCCGGTATCGTTTGTAACCTCGACGTAAGTTATCCGGCAAAAACTGTCTCGAACGGCACAAAGATCTCACTCAGCCGCGAAGAATTGATCGAGCTTTTGAGCAAGGCGGCCAACTTGAGTTAAACTTATCGGACACATTGTAATCTTCTATTACATTTCAGGAGTAAAACTACATGCAAGAAGCATTAGGAATGGTTGAAACTAAAGGGCTCGTGGCAATGATCGAGGCGTCTGACGCAATGGTCAAAGCTGCAAATGTCCAACTCGTCGGTTACGAAAAGATCGGAGCCGGATTTGTGACCGCGATCGTTCGAGGCGATGTTGCCGCCGTTAAGGCTGCAACAGATGCCGGAGCGGCAGCCGCAAGACGCGTTGGCGAACTCGTCAGCGTCCACGTCATACCGCGTCCGCACTCAAGTGTTGACGAAACATTGCCTGTCGTCAAAAAATAGGGGTCAATGGTCATTGGCCGGTGTTCAGATTTTCTGGAGCCGACAACTGACCTCTGACAACTGACCACTGCCACATGATAATCGCCCGCATATTAGGCACGGTTGTGTCCACGCAGAAAGACGAACGTCTGCACGGCAAAAAGCTGCTCATCGTCAAGCCGATCAATCTCGACGGCACCGACCAGAGCGGCTATGTTGTGTCGGTTGATACGGTCGGGGCTGGCTTTCACGAAAAAGTGATCGTCGTCAGCGGTTCATCCGCCCGGCTCGCCGAAGGAAACAAAGATTGCCCCGTCGATTCAGCGATCATTGGCGTGATAGATGAAATCGATTTTGTAGATTAAGGGAGTTTTTATGAGTATCAGACTATTGCCTCTTTTCTTTGTTCTGATAATCACATGTGCATCGGCATCGGCCCAGCCTTCAATTTCAGCCGAGAAGCGGCAATTGATCGGCGAAATGGTGTTGATATTTAAGATGGACACCCTCATGGAGCAAATGACCGATGAAACTCTGAAATCGATGGAATCGACATTTCCAATAGGTTACTCACAGGCCATCGACTCAAATCCAAGTTTGACTACCACGCAAAAAGCGGAGCTTAAAAGGGGACAGGCCGCCACTTTTGCACGCATCAGCTCGAAGTTTCGCGAACGGATAAAGACCGCTATTGATTTCAAAAAGTACATCGATGAGGCGATCTATCCACTTTATGACAAGTTCTATTCCGAGCAGGAATTAAAGGACCTGATCCAGTTTTATAAGTCACCAACCGGCCAGAAGGTGATCGAAACCATGCCGCAGCTTTTTGCGGATTCGCAGGCTATTGCTGAAAAACTCTTGCTTCCACAGATTCTTCCGATGATCACGGAGATCGTTGAAGAAGAGTTTAAGGCATTGCCACGACTCGCATCGAAACGCGGAAAAGAGAAATAGGAAATGCAGATCGCCCGCGTCATCGGAACGGTTGTCGCGACCGTCAAGAACGAAGCTCTCGAAGGGCGAAAGTTCCTGATCGTGCAGACGCTCGACGCCGACCTTAAACCAAAAGGCTCGCCGACCGTCGCCCTTGACGCCGTCGGAGCGGGCGAAGGGGAATTAGTTTTTTGGTGTCGCGGAAAGGAAGCATCATTCCCATTCAAACGCGACGAAACGCCAACCGATTGTACGATCGTCGGGATAATCGATTCAGACTCACACGTTTTTCAAGGATAATGCTGCTTGCCAGAGTCATCGGAAATGTCGTAGCTACGCAGAAAAACCAGCGTTACGAGGGAACTCGTGCGATGCTTTGCCGGCAGGTCACACCCGAAGGCGAAGATATGGACTACACCTGCATCGCTCTCGATTCGGTAAGTGCCGGCGAAGGTGACATTGTGATCATCGCCCAAGAAGGCTGGTCAGCCTCGACTGCATCAACCGGCAAGCCGGGAGCCGCAATTGACTCGGCGATCGTCGGGGTGGTGGATTACGTTGATCTGCTCGAAACTGAGAAATCGAACAAGCATTCCGATCTAACAGTTGATAGTTCATAGGTTCTCAGTTAACAGTTAGGAACTGTTAACTACAAACTAGAAAACTGACAACTGTTAGGGTCTAACAGTTTTGAAAGAATCATGGCCAAAAGCATTGCGTTGGAGAAGGCGATCCAATTTGCACTGAGGATAGTCAAGCTCTACAAGTACCTGACAGAAGAAAAGAAGGAGTTTGTGCTGAGCAAACAAATGCTTGTTTCCGGCACGTTTATAGCAAAGCACGTTAAGGCTGCGACGGTTGCCGAGAGTCGCGGGAACTTTGGCTCTGAGATGTTCAAAGGTATGCAAATGGCCTCAGATACCGAGCTTTGGTTGTTTCTCCTTCACGAAGGCGGCTGGCTTGAGGATAAATATTTTGAGTCGATAAATACCGATTGTGTCGAAATGATCAAATTAACCGCATCGATATCCAAAACGTCACGCGAAAATGACTGAAATTCAAACTAGCTCGAAGAACGAACTTGCCTCGCTTTTTGCAGCGATCGAAAAGCTCAATCACCGGCTCGACAAGATAGAGCAGAGTGGTAACCCTTCTGAGGTCTCAAACTCGAGGTCTGAAATTTCGAGTTCTCAATTAAACCACCCCAGTCTCGACAAGCTCAATATCGCCGAGGCGATCGCCGATAGTATTTTCAGTCATTATCAAAAAGAAAAGGCCTGCCAGTTTGAACCTGACAAGCCTTGTGACCATTGCTCGATGTGTAATTCCCGCGGGTTTTGACCGTTACTTGGTTGCCGGAGCCACGGGAGCGACCGGAGCATCCGGCTTACGCAGTGAATTCGGATCTCCGACCTTCGGAGCGGTTTTTGCACCTTCCTCAGCCTTGAAGAACGGCTCTTCCTTAAAGCCTAGCAGGCCGGCAGTCAGCACGGCAGGGAACGAGTTGCGGGTCGTGTTGTAGGCGGTCACCGCATCATTGAAATCAATACGCGCGGTATTCAAACGGTTCTCGGTGCCCGAGAGCTCGTCCTGAACTTTCATAAACGCTTCGCTGGATCGTAGTGCGGGATACTGTTCCTGCAAACTCAATAGTCGTCCGATCGTACCGCCAAAGCTATTATTCGCATCGATCACAGCCTGCTTTTGCTCCGGTGTTTTGTCACCGTCTGCACCTGCAGGTGCGGCTTGTTGTGCGTTCAGCAACCGGGAACGGGCGTCCGCGATCTGACCGAAGACCTCCTGTTCCTGCACTGCCGTCATTTTGGCGACATCGACGAGATTCGGAACGAGGTCCGCTCGTCTCTGCATCGCACTTTCGACGTTGGCCCATTTACCTTTGATCTGCTGCTGCTTAGCTGTCAGATCGTTGTAGCTGCAGCCGCTTAGTCCGAAAGCGGCGAATAGAACCATTGATAATAAAATTGCTCTTTTCATTCTTGTTCTCCTAAATATCGAAAAACTAATAACCTGATCTCAAGATCTTACTTTCCGACAGCGTCGACCGAATTGATGACCTTTTCGATCTGCTCCATGTATTCGCCGAACAGTGCGTTCGCGGCCGTCTCATCCAATTGTTCCGTGAACTTATTCTCACGGATATCAAATATTTTTTCAAACGGCGTTCCGTCAATGCCTAAATGCTTTGCCGCCAAAGCGACGATCTCATGCTTTGTAGCGGGCGGCTCAAGACCGTGAATTATGAGCACTGCTCGGAACAACGCCGAGAAGCTCGACAGACTTTCCGCCATCAAACTCTTCAAACCATCGGCCGAAACGGAAGCCGGAATATATTGACGCCGCAGCAACAATAGCTTGCTGCGCAGCTCATACTCGGTCTGATGCCGCAGGAACTGGTCTGAAATGACAAGCCCTGCGAGAACATCGGTGCCGTACAAAACTTTGTGTGCGACCGTCATTTGATGAAACTCGATGGGGAATACGTCAGCTGCATTTTGCAGCTCAGAAACCGTGAAATAGACCGGAACCGGATGTCCCATTTTATGCCACTCGCGGACGCTGGCGTGTGCATTCCGCAAGTCTTGTGTGCCGATCCTATTCAGGGCGATCAGGATATTATAATCCGATTTTGACGCGATAAAGTCGCCTGCAGCTGCCGAACCATAGAGGATCACCGACGCAAGATTGTCGCCATGTGTCGATCTCAGATCATCAATAAATGCCGAAAATTGATTAAGCATCGTTTACCAATCGCCTCCTGCCCCACCGCCTCCAAAATCTCCACCGCCGCCGAATCCGCCCCAATCCGAACCCCCGCCCGAAGATCCGCCCCAATCACTGGACGAGCTTGAAGAACCGCCGCCAGAAAGGGCCGATCCGATAATTCCACCTATCACCGCTGACGCGATATCGCCTCCGGAGCCGCCTCCGCCTCCGCCAAAACCCCCGCCTCCCCAACGGTCACGATCGCCTTTTGACGGGCCGCCTTTAGACCGACTGAAGATTACAAGCAATATGACCAATATTATTACGGCGCAGCAGAAGATGCCTCCGAAGCTAACGCCGGACGTGCTGTTCGTGTCCGTGGTAGGTGCTGTTCGGTTGGCATTTACGGGCGTGTTGCCTTTGTTTCTGATCGCCTCGATGTAGGCGTCGAGTGTGTCGGAAATGCCTTTGCTGTAATTGGCTTTTTTGAACTCGGGGACGAGGAATTGCCGCTGCAGACTGCCGACCGTGCCATCCGAGAGTTCATCTTCGAGGTCTTTGCTGACTTGGGTGAAATATTTTCGGTCATCGATCGCGATCATCAAGAGGGCGCTTGGGTTGTCGTCCAATTTTGATCCGATCTTCCAGCCGCGGGCGACGGCCAATGAGTAATCGAAGATCGCACGGTCACCGGTTGTCTTTACGGTGACGACGGCGAGTTCGACGGGTGGATTCGTTGATTCTTTGAAAGCCTTGAGCTTTGTTTCGAGCTGCTGTTTTGTCGCGGGATCAATGACGCCGGCATAGTCATTGATGAAGCCGGTGGGCGGCGGCAGCGGCGACACGTTTTGGGACCACGGTTGGTTTTCCTGGGAAAGGCCGGTCGAGGCGGCCAAAAATACGACGATGGCGGCGAGGAAGAGTCTAGTTTTAACCGGCAAACAAATTTTGTTCATCAAGCGTGAATTCATCATGCCCAATCAAGCGAGTATTACGTCAGAACCTACTACAATGTTCGCATTATGTGCGTTTTGCCTCAATGACGGTTGCACGAAAGACGCGCATGGCGGTGCGGACCGTTGGGTGAGACTCAGCGAATTTAAGTAGTTCGGCGGGATCCGGGTCTGCCGATAGAACCGGCATTTCGACCGGCTTATCGCTGCGTCCGAGGTCGGGAATGAGGTGCGACATATCGCGTCTTGGGGCCGTCGCGGCGGCTGTGCGGTTGGCCGATGCTATGCGAACTGGAAGCGTTTCTTCGACGCCGAACAGGTCGATGACCAGTTGCTTTGTGGTCGCGAGCGGCATAAGGTCGTCACCCGTCAGCGTTAATTTGTCCTCATAGCCGCTGTCGAGACGCGGATCGTCGAAGTGTTCGAGTTCCTCGCTGGTAAGTAAAGAGAGCCGTGCCGTTGGCATCGAAACGGCGGTGTTCACACGCTCGCGGTGTTTTGGCACGATGACAGGCGGCTCATCCGGAAGATCGATCGGAGCGTCATAGAACGACATGTCCTCGGGCGGCTCGTCCAGTGAAAAGTCTCGGTCAGATGCCTCTTCGGGCGGCTCTGAATGGAAGATCGCAGAGGGAATTGTGATCTCAACAGATGGATGTGCCGCCGCTGCGGACGGTTCGATATTCGGAAACGGCGGAACAGTTTCCTGAACGACAGGCGGCGGATCGGCGGCGACCGGTTCCGGTTTTGTTGCCTCCGACGCGACCACGGCAACGGGAACTGATAACGCCGTTTTCGGCGAATCAGGAATCAGAGTTTTTTTTTCCGCGAGCGGCGTTCCTGATTCGAGGGCAGACAATCGAGTGAGAATGTCCTCGATGGCGACGACGCGTCGCATTTCGATTAGGCGGATGAGGCCTATTTCGAGGATATGGCGTGAGTGCGAGGCTTCTTTCAGTTTGGTTTCGGTCTCGGCGAGCGAATTGAAGAAACGGAGCAGATCGGCCTCAGTGAAAGGCTCGCTCGCAGCCTTCATCTCGTCGGGCGACAGCAGGGCTGATTCGTAGAGTTTCGATTCGGAACCGGCGACTTTGAAAACGAGCAGGTCGCGGAAAAGCCCGAGCAGATCGCGGCAGAAATTTCTGAGGTCGTGGCCGCGGCCGATGAGGTCGTCGACGACGTCAAGCGTGCCTTTCGCATCCTTTTCCGCAATAGCTTTGATCACGAGCGAAAGTGTCTCAACGCCGGCAAAACCGAGGGCTTTGGTGACATTTTCGGACGTTATTTCCTCTCCCGAAAAGCTGATGACCTGGTCGAAATTACTCTGTGCGTCACGCATCGAACCCTCGCCGGAACGGGCTAGTTCACGGAGGGCGTCGTCGGTGATATTGATCTTCTCGGCGTCGGCGATGAGCTTGAGCCGGTCGAATATCTTGGGCAGCGGGATAGTGCGAAATTCGAACTCCTGACACCGCGACAGTATCGTCTCGGGCACCTTGTGCAGCTCGGTCGTCGCCATTATGAAAACGACGTTCTCCGGCGGTTCTTCTAGCGTTTTGAGGAGGGCATTGAATGCCGGTTTTGAGAGCTGATGGACCTCGTCGATGATAAATACCTTATATCGATCGCGTGCCGGATTAAAATTTATGCTTTCGAGGATAGTTTCCCGAACATCGTCGATGCCGGTGTGCGATGCGGCATCGATCTCAAGCACATCGATCGATCGTCCTTCAGAGATCTCGATGCAAGAGGCACAAATGTCCGCGTCGGTGAGTAAACACGGTGTCAGGTTGGGTTTGCCGGTGGTTTTATGGCAATTGAGGGCTTTGGCGAGAATGCGGGCGGTCGTGGTCTTGCCGACGCCTCGCGAACCTGAGAAAAGATATGCGTGGTGCAAACGGTCAAATTCCAGTGCGTTACGCAGCGTCTGCGTAATTATCTCCTGGCCCGTGACCTCTTCAAAGGTCTGCGGCCGCCATTTTCGGGCTATGACCTGATACGACATTTGTTTAAGGATAAAGGATAAAGGCAAAAGGATAAAGTGGGGAATGGCTTGATCGGAGACTAAACTACAAATGCCATAATTTTGTGTCTCCGGGACGCGGCTTGGCGCAGAAGCAAGATAGGGCCGCTTGCCAGTAAGGATAACTTCGACGTAACGGACCCTTAGCCGCAATGGCAATCGTCGCAAGTTTTGCCGTGTAGGGCGTCGATGCCTTCTTTGGCGATCATTGGCACCATTATTAGTGCCGCGAGCGGATCGGCCCACCACCAGCCGAAAACGGCGTTGAGGACAAGGCCGCCGAGTAGAATTGCCGAGAGATATGCACAAATATCGGTTTGGCGTGAATCGGCAGCCATTGCATCGCTGTTCAGCTGGGCTGCGACCTTACGTTTCTGATACGCGAGGAACGGCATCACGACGAGAGAAAGTGCGGCGATACTGATGCCGATGTATGTTGTCTCGGGCAATTCACGAAGCCAGAGCGATTTCACCGCATCAAACGCAACATAGACAGCGAGTGCAAGAAAGCTGACACCGACAAGCCGCTGAGCGAGACGTTCGCGGTGTTCGCCCGAAGCAAGCCGCCAAAGAATGATCGCACCCGACGAAACCTCGATCACGGAATCAACACCAAACCCAACGAGAGCGATACTTCCTGCGAAAATTCCCGCACCGACGGCAATAATACCTTCGAGCGAGTTCCAAATGATCGTGATGTAAGCAAGTCGTCGTCCATGACGCTTTGAGTCGCTTTTATTTG from Acidobacteriota bacterium includes the following:
- a CDS encoding class II aldolase/adducin family protein, giving the protein MDESQARKLIVEVGKLLYERSYVVAFDGNVSIRLDENTVLATPTMTSKGRMTEDCLALTDINGNPLNENRASSELAMHLLIYKMRPDIHAVCHAHPAHGTAFAVAGLAIDKPILSEVVLTLGCVPLTGYGTPSTDELTEAMKPYVPHHNALLMANHGAVAYGEHLWQAFDRLETLEHTAKIAILAKALGGANDLPEGAVEKLIEIREKAGFLGPNARCQACGYLHEAGIVCNLDVSYPAKTVSNGTKISLSREELIELLSKAANLS
- a CDS encoding four helix bundle protein; the protein is MAKSIALEKAIQFALRIVKLYKYLTEEKKEFVLSKQMLVSGTFIAKHVKAATVAESRGNFGSEMFKGMQMASDTELWLFLLHEGGWLEDKYFESINTDCVEMIKLTASISKTSREND
- a CDS encoding EutN/CcmL family microcompartment protein, which codes for MIIARILGTVVSTQKDERLHGKKLLIVKPINLDGTDQSGYVVSVDTVGAGFHEKVIVVSGSSARLAEGNKDCPVDSAIIGVIDEIDFVD
- the dnaX gene encoding DNA polymerase III subunit gamma/tau; this translates as MSYQVIARKWRPQTFEEVTGQEIITQTLRNALEFDRLHHAYLFSGSRGVGKTTTARILAKALNCHKTTGKPNLTPCLLTDADICASCIEISEGRSIDVLEIDAASHTGIDDVRETILESINFNPARDRYKVFIIDEVHQLSKPAFNALLKTLEEPPENVVFIMATTELHKVPETILSRCQEFEFRTIPLPKIFDRLKLIADAEKINITDDALRELARSGEGSMRDAQSNFDQVISFSGEEITSENVTKALGFAGVETLSLVIKAIAEKDAKGTLDVVDDLIGRGHDLRNFCRDLLGLFRDLLVFKVAGSESKLYESALLSPDEMKAASEPFTEADLLRFFNSLAETETKLKEASHSRHILEIGLIRLIEMRRVVAIEDILTRLSALESGTPLAEKKTLIPDSPKTALSVPVAVVASEATKPEPVAADPPPVVQETVPPFPNIEPSAAAAHPSVEITIPSAIFHSEPPEEASDRDFSLDEPPEDMSFYDAPIDLPDEPPVIVPKHRERVNTAVSMPTARLSLLTSEELEHFDDPRLDSGYEDKLTLTGDDLMPLATTKQLVIDLFGVEETLPVRIASANRTAAATAPRRDMSHLIPDLGRSDKPVEMPVLSADPDPAELLKFAESHPTVRTAMRVFRATVIEAKRT
- a CDS encoding cation transporter; translated protein: MEAILVDTNKSDSKRHGRRLAYITIIWNSLEGIIAVGAGIFAGSIALVGFGVDSVIEVSSGAIILWRLASGEHRERLAQRLVGVSFLALAVYVAFDAVKSLWLRELPETTYIGISIAALSLVVMPFLAYQKRKVAAQLNSDAMAADSRQTDICAYLSAILLGGLVLNAVFGWWWADPLAALIMVPMIAKEGIDALHGKTCDDCHCG
- a CDS encoding DUF2059 domain-containing protein: MSIRLLPLFFVLIITCASASAQPSISAEKRQLIGEMVLIFKMDTLMEQMTDETLKSMESTFPIGYSQAIDSNPSLTTTQKAELKRGQAATFARISSKFRERIKTAIDFKKYIDEAIYPLYDKFYSEQELKDLIQFYKSPTGQKVIETMPQLFADSQAIAEKLLLPQILPMITEIVEEEFKALPRLASKRGKEK
- a CDS encoding EutN/CcmL family microcompartment protein; protein product: MLLARVIGNVVATQKNQRYEGTRAMLCRQVTPEGEDMDYTCIALDSVSAGEGDIVIIAQEGWSASTASTGKPGAAIDSAIVGVVDYVDLLETEKSNKHSDLTVDSS
- a CDS encoding TPM domain-containing protein; translated protein: MNKICLPVKTRLFLAAIVVFLAASTGLSQENQPWSQNVSPLPPPTGFINDYAGVIDPATKQQLETKLKAFKESTNPPVELAVVTVKTTGDRAIFDYSLAVARGWKIGSKLDDNPSALLMIAIDDRKYFTQVSKDLEDELSDGTVGSLQRQFLVPEFKKANYSKGISDTLDAYIEAIRNKGNTPVNANRTAPTTDTNSTSGVSFGGIFCCAVIILVILLVIFSRSKGGPSKGDRDRWGGGGFGGGGGGSGGDIASAVIGGIIGSALSGGGSSSSSSDWGGSSGGGSDWGGFGGGGDFGGGGAGGDW
- a CDS encoding LemA family protein, with the translated sequence MKRAILLSMVLFAAFGLSGCSYNDLTAKQQQIKGKWANVESAMQRRADLVPNLVDVAKMTAVQEQEVFGQIADARSRLLNAQQAAPAGADGDKTPEQKQAVIDANNSFGGTIGRLLSLQEQYPALRSSEAFMKVQDELSGTENRLNTARIDFNDAVTAYNTTRNSFPAVLTAGLLGFKEEPFFKAEEGAKTAPKVGDPNSLRKPDAPVAPVAPATK
- a CDS encoding EutN/CcmL family microcompartment protein; translated protein: MQIARVIGTVVATVKNEALEGRKFLIVQTLDADLKPKGSPTVALDAVGAGEGELVFWCRGKEASFPFKRDETPTDCTIVGIIDSDSHVFQG
- the eutM gene encoding ethanolamine utilization microcompartment protein EutM codes for the protein MQEALGMVETKGLVAMIEASDAMVKAANVQLVGYEKIGAGFVTAIVRGDVAAVKAATDAGAAAARRVGELVSVHVIPRPHSSVDETLPVVKK